A stretch of Kaistella flava (ex Peng et al. 2021) DNA encodes these proteins:
- a CDS encoding RsmB/NOP family class I SAM-dependent RNA methyltransferase, whose protein sequence is MELIHRNLLIGIHDALQETFFEDRKYADKVIERLLKGHKQWGSEDRKVVAQIFYDIIRWKKRIEYYMGEGVKPGNIYKMILTYCLWTKTHYKKFEEFDGIKNAEIINKLKKNTVPTKAIEYSIPEWLAETLERELGPSWEREMVALNEQAPTILRVNTLKTTARELVSDLRDEGVESFQIQNYPDAVQLEQKKNVFITTAFKDGLFEVQDASSQKIGELLDVSEGMRVVDVCAGAGGKTLHLAALMKNKGQIIALDIYEWKLAELKRRAKRAGAHNIETRFIDDNKVIKRLHEKADRLLIDSPCSGLGVLKRNPDSKWKIDQEFIDRIRKEQEKILQDYAKILKKGGKMVYATCSILPSENNEQVATFLKNNEGYTLIKEEKVMPSSGFDGFYMALIERKA, encoded by the coding sequence ATGGAACTCATACACAGAAACTTACTCATCGGAATTCACGATGCATTACAAGAAACTTTTTTCGAAGATAGAAAATATGCCGATAAAGTGATCGAAAGACTTTTAAAAGGGCATAAACAATGGGGCAGCGAAGACCGAAAAGTAGTTGCGCAGATTTTTTACGACATCATCCGTTGGAAAAAACGGATCGAATATTATATGGGCGAAGGCGTAAAACCTGGTAATATTTACAAAATGATTTTGACGTATTGCCTTTGGACCAAAACGCATTACAAGAAATTTGAAGAATTCGACGGTATTAAAAATGCCGAAATCATCAATAAATTAAAGAAAAACACCGTTCCAACAAAAGCGATTGAATATTCGATTCCGGAATGGTTGGCAGAGACTTTGGAAAGAGAATTAGGTCCAAGTTGGGAAAGAGAAATGGTGGCGCTGAACGAACAGGCTCCAACAATTCTTCGGGTGAATACTTTGAAAACAACTGCTAGAGAATTGGTTTCTGATTTAAGAGACGAAGGTGTAGAAAGTTTCCAAATTCAGAATTATCCTGACGCGGTACAGTTAGAACAAAAGAAAAATGTCTTTATAACTACCGCCTTTAAAGATGGTTTGTTTGAAGTACAGGATGCTTCTTCTCAAAAAATCGGTGAACTTCTGGATGTTAGTGAAGGAATGCGCGTGGTTGATGTTTGTGCTGGAGCGGGTGGAAAAACTTTGCATTTGGCAGCTTTGATGAAAAACAAAGGTCAAATTATCGCCCTTGATATTTACGAATGGAAATTGGCAGAATTGAAACGTCGTGCAAAAAGAGCAGGCGCACACAATATCGAAACAAGATTTATCGACGATAATAAAGTCATTAAAAGATTGCACGAAAAAGCAGATAGATTACTTATAGATTCGCCATGTTCAGGTTTGGGAGTTTTGAAAAGAAACCCGGATTCTAAATGGAAAATCGATCAGGAATTCATAGACCGTATTAGAAAAGAGCAAGAAAAAATCCTTCAGGATTATGCTAAAATCTTGAAGAAAGGTGGAAAAATGGTTTATGCAACCTGTTCTATTTTACCAAGTGAAAACAATGAGCAAGTAGCGACTTTCCTAAAAAATAACGAAGGTTACACTTTGATCAAAGAAGAGAAAGTAATGCCAAGTTCAGGCTTCGACGGATTCTATATGGCGCTGATTGAGAGAAAAGCATAA
- a CDS encoding catalase, which produces MEDKKKLTRQTGAPVPDNQNSQTAGPRGPLLMQDYWFLEKMANFDREVIPERRMHAKGSGAFGTFTVTHDISQYTKANIFNEIGKQTEMFARFSTVAGERGAADAERDIRGFALKFYTDEGIWDLVGNNTPVFFFRDPMKFPDLNHAVKRDPKTNMRNANNNWDFWTLLPEALHQVTIVMSDRGLPNGYRHMHGFGSHTYSFINKDNTRHWVKFHFRTQQGIANLTDEEAAKLVGMDRESSQRDLFDNIEKGNFPKWTMFVQIMTEEEAKTYRFHPFDLTKVWSKADFPLIEVGKFELNKNAENYFADVEQAAFNPTNIVPGIGFSPDKMLQGRLFSYGDAQRYRLGVNHYQIPVNKPRCPYHAYHRDGQMRVDGNYGGTKHYEPNSYGEWQEQPSAKEPPLELSGDAYAHNFRDEDEDYFTQPGDLFRIIKADGKADVLFKNTAANVGGAEKFVQIRHIRNCYKADPEYGEGVADALGLSMDEVNGFDMSPYDQWAPRKSE; this is translated from the coding sequence ATGGAAGATAAGAAAAAACTCACCAGACAAACAGGAGCACCCGTTCCTGACAATCAGAACAGTCAAACTGCAGGTCCAAGAGGACCGCTGCTGATGCAGGATTATTGGTTTCTCGAAAAAATGGCCAACTTCGACAGAGAAGTCATTCCCGAACGAAGAATGCACGCCAAAGGTTCAGGAGCTTTCGGAACATTTACCGTAACCCACGATATTTCGCAATATACTAAAGCCAATATTTTTAATGAAATCGGAAAACAAACCGAAATGTTTGCAAGGTTTTCTACGGTAGCTGGCGAAAGAGGAGCCGCCGATGCAGAAAGAGACATTCGTGGTTTTGCCTTAAAGTTTTATACCGATGAAGGAATTTGGGATTTGGTGGGAAACAATACGCCGGTATTCTTTTTCCGCGATCCAATGAAATTTCCGGATTTGAATCATGCGGTGAAACGCGATCCGAAAACCAATATGAGAAATGCCAATAACAACTGGGATTTCTGGACCTTGCTGCCGGAAGCTTTGCACCAAGTAACCATCGTGATGAGTGACCGCGGATTGCCAAACGGTTACCGACACATGCACGGTTTCGGAAGTCATACTTATAGTTTCATTAATAAAGATAATACAAGACATTGGGTAAAATTCCACTTTAGAACCCAACAGGGAATCGCTAATTTAACGGATGAAGAAGCCGCAAAATTAGTTGGAATGGATCGTGAATCTTCACAGCGGGATTTATTTGACAATATCGAAAAAGGCAATTTCCCGAAATGGACGATGTTTGTGCAAATCATGACCGAAGAAGAAGCGAAAACGTATCGTTTCCATCCATTTGATTTAACAAAAGTTTGGTCAAAAGCAGATTTTCCTTTAATTGAAGTTGGCAAATTTGAACTGAATAAAAATGCAGAGAATTATTTTGCAGATGTAGAACAAGCCGCCTTCAATCCAACGAATATTGTACCCGGAATTGGTTTCTCTCCAGACAAAATGCTGCAGGGAAGATTGTTCTCGTACGGCGATGCACAGCGTTACCGATTAGGCGTGAATCATTATCAAATTCCGGTAAACAAACCTAGATGTCCTTATCATGCCTATCACCGCGACGGACAAATGCGCGTGGACGGAAATTACGGTGGAACCAAACATTACGAACCCAACAGTTACGGCGAATGGCAGGAACAACCTTCCGCAAAAGAACCGCCTTTAGAATTATCAGGAGATGCTTATGCTCATAATTTCCGAGATGAGGATGAGGACTATTTCACCCAACCAGGAGATTTATTCCGCATCATAAAAGCAGATGGAAAAGCCGATGTTTTATTTAAAAACACAGCCGCAAATGTTGGAGGTGCCGAAAAATTTGTACAGATTCGACATATCAGAAATTGTTATAAAGCAGATCCAGAATATGGAGAAGGTGTTGCTGATGCCTTAGGGTTAAGTATGGATGAAGTCAACGGTTTTGATATGAGTCCTTATGATCAATGGGCGCCGAGAAAGTCAGAGTGA
- a CDS encoding MFS transporter, producing the protein MPTIQNNSVKKFLPLILATAIFMQMLDSTILNTSLPSIAKDLQESPLDMQNAIISYVLTLALFMPVSGFLADKFGTRKIFISSLIIFSLGSLLCALSQNLNHLVIARVIQGVGGSLMTPVGRLALIKTFQKNELVQAMNYAIIPALIGPILGPLVGGYMVDYLSWHWIFLINIPIGLLGIILSLKYMPDYQSKKISFDLKGFLIFASASLLLSISLEMFGTTKHTTLVLLIFTLGFLMIYYYYVHAKKTKNPIFPLNLFQVRTFRVGILGNLATRLGISSIPLLLPLMIQIAYGQSAVVSGWIVAPMALTAMFGKSFVIKILDNFGYRKTLMSNTFIIGFLIVCLGIPGINTSIYWFIPILAVLGFFNSIQFTSMNTIAIADLRDSHTSSGNSLLAVNQQLAVGFGIAIGLITLKLFENDTSLTSGKIHLAFRYTFFLVGILTIFTGIVFRRLHATDGENMKSQV; encoded by the coding sequence ATGCCAACAATCCAAAATAATTCTGTTAAAAAATTCTTACCCTTAATTTTGGCAACCGCCATTTTTATGCAAATGTTGGATTCCACCATTCTGAATACTTCCTTGCCTTCAATTGCAAAGGATTTACAAGAATCACCTTTGGATATGCAGAATGCGATTATCTCTTATGTTTTAACCCTGGCTTTGTTCATGCCGGTGAGCGGTTTTTTAGCAGACAAATTTGGAACTAGAAAAATTTTCATTTCCTCTTTAATTATTTTCAGCTTAGGTTCTTTGCTTTGCGCGCTTTCACAAAACCTCAATCATTTGGTTATTGCACGAGTGATCCAAGGAGTTGGCGGAAGTTTAATGACTCCTGTTGGGCGTTTGGCTTTAATAAAAACTTTTCAAAAAAATGAATTGGTGCAAGCCATGAACTACGCCATTATTCCTGCTTTAATCGGTCCAATCCTGGGACCTTTAGTCGGTGGTTACATGGTTGATTATTTATCGTGGCACTGGATTTTTCTAATTAATATCCCAATTGGATTATTGGGAATTATACTGAGTTTGAAATACATGCCCGACTATCAATCAAAGAAAATAAGTTTCGACTTAAAGGGTTTTTTAATATTTGCGTCAGCTTCTCTCCTACTTTCTATTTCCCTGGAAATGTTTGGAACAACAAAACATACCACTTTGGTTTTACTGATTTTCACCTTAGGATTTTTGATGATTTACTATTATTACGTCCACGCTAAGAAAACAAAAAACCCAATTTTCCCATTGAATTTATTTCAGGTAAGAACGTTTCGTGTAGGAATTTTAGGAAACCTGGCGACCAGATTAGGAATCAGTTCTATTCCACTCTTATTGCCTTTAATGATCCAAATTGCCTATGGACAAAGCGCTGTAGTTTCTGGGTGGATTGTTGCTCCGATGGCTTTAACCGCCATGTTTGGGAAATCTTTCGTTATTAAAATTCTGGACAATTTCGGTTACCGCAAAACACTGATGTCCAACACTTTCATTATCGGTTTTTTAATTGTCTGTTTGGGAATTCCCGGAATTAACACTTCTATTTATTGGTTTATTCCGATTCTTGCAGTGCTTGGTTTTTTCAACTCGATTCAGTTCACCTCTATGAATACGATTGCGATTGCAGATTTAAGGGATTCTCATACCAGTAGCGGAAATTCATTATTAGCAGTCAATCAACAACTTGCCGTAGGATTCGGTATTGCGATCGGTTTAATCACCTTAAAATTATTTGAAAACGATACTTCATTAACTTCAGGAAAAATTCACCTTGCTTTTCGATACACTTTTTTCTTGGTCGGTATTCTAACCATATTTACAGGAATAGTTTTCAGACGACTTCATGCTACAGATGGTGAAAATATGAAATCACAAGTTTAA
- a CDS encoding TMEM175 family protein, with amino-acid sequence MTKGRLEAFSDGVLAIIITIMVLELRIPNGDTFEDLKPMVFKFLSYIFSFIYVGIYWNNHHHLFQAMKHVNGKILWANLHLLFWLSILPFATSWMGENHFTKNPVALYGFVLLMCALAFNILEKFCLDLEGKDSVIAKALKSTLKEKMSLGIYLSGIILSFFYPIISVVLYYTVALLWIIPDVRIEKTLK; translated from the coding sequence ATGACTAAAGGAAGACTTGAAGCTTTCAGTGATGGTGTTCTCGCGATTATCATCACGATTATGGTTTTGGAATTACGCATTCCGAACGGTGATACTTTTGAAGATTTAAAGCCGATGGTTTTTAAATTTCTGTCTTACATTTTCAGTTTTATTTATGTTGGTATTTATTGGAATAACCACCATCACCTCTTTCAAGCAATGAAACATGTCAATGGCAAAATCCTTTGGGCCAATCTTCATTTACTCTTTTGGCTGTCTATTTTACCATTTGCAACTTCCTGGATGGGAGAAAATCATTTCACTAAAAATCCAGTTGCTTTATATGGATTTGTGTTATTGATGTGTGCTTTGGCTTTTAATATTTTAGAGAAATTCTGTCTCGATTTAGAAGGTAAAGATTCTGTCATTGCAAAAGCGCTGAAATCTACTCTAAAAGAAAAAATGTCGCTGGGAATTTATCTTTCAGGAATTATCCTTTCATTTTTTTATCCTATAATTTCTGTTGTACTTTATTATACGGTGGCATTATTATGGATCATTCCTGATGTAAGAATTGAAAAAACTTTAAAATAA
- a CDS encoding GNAT family N-acetyltransferase, which produces MISQHYDMINIEQNDQTFDIYYDAEKAGFMEYNLKEGILEIIHTEVFEEFGGKGLGKELVKTAVEFAKKNNLKIIPLCPYSKRMIEKTPEFRELLA; this is translated from the coding sequence ATGATATCACAACATTACGATATGATTAATATCGAACAAAACGACCAAACTTTCGACATTTATTACGACGCAGAAAAAGCGGGTTTCATGGAATACAATTTAAAAGAAGGTATATTAGAAATTATTCATACTGAAGTATTTGAAGAATTTGGTGGCAAAGGTTTGGGAAAAGAACTGGTAAAAACAGCGGTGGAATTTGCGAAAAAGAATAATTTGAAGATTATTCCTTTGTGTCCATATTCAAAACGAATGATTGAGAAAACGCCTGAATTTAGAGAACTTCTGGCGTAG
- a CDS encoding pirin family protein, with protein MSVKKVEIVVQPRPAHFVGDGFRVHNFIPSGLHLDMKRMDPFLMLDYNSKFNFGPTSTPRGVGVHPHRGFETVTIAYQGKVEHHDSAGGGGIIGEGDVQWMTAASGVLHKEFHETEWAKAGGIFQMVQLWVNLPAKDKMSTPKYQAISNSEMVKIDLGENGFIEVIAGNYQDKKGPANTFSPVHLMNAKLKSGGKAEFNFPANFNTGVLVIEGNIIVNGEEKVPTDHFALFENEGETFAIEATEDSIVLILSGEPLNEPIAPHGPFVMNTREEIVQAFDDYNNGKFGYLED; from the coding sequence ATGTCAGTAAAAAAAGTAGAAATCGTAGTACAGCCAAGACCTGCTCATTTTGTGGGTGATGGTTTCAGAGTGCATAATTTTATCCCGAGCGGTTTGCATCTAGATATGAAAAGAATGGATCCGTTCCTTATGCTGGATTATAATTCTAAATTTAATTTTGGTCCGACTTCCACTCCGAGAGGCGTTGGTGTTCATCCGCATCGTGGTTTTGAGACCGTAACAATTGCTTATCAAGGAAAAGTAGAACATCACGATTCTGCCGGTGGTGGCGGAATTATCGGTGAAGGCGATGTACAATGGATGACTGCAGCTTCTGGTGTTTTGCATAAAGAATTTCATGAAACAGAATGGGCGAAAGCTGGTGGGATTTTCCAAATGGTTCAGTTGTGGGTAAACTTACCTGCAAAAGATAAAATGAGTACGCCAAAATATCAGGCAATTTCAAATTCTGAAATGGTGAAAATAGATTTGGGCGAAAATGGTTTTATTGAAGTGATTGCAGGAAATTATCAGGATAAAAAAGGTCCTGCTAATACATTCAGTCCAGTTCATTTGATGAATGCCAAATTGAAATCAGGCGGAAAAGCTGAATTTAATTTCCCGGCAAACTTTAATACTGGAGTATTGGTTATTGAAGGAAATATCATCGTTAATGGTGAAGAAAAGGTACCTACAGATCATTTTGCCCTTTTCGAAAATGAAGGAGAAACATTTGCCATTGAAGCAACTGAAGACAGCATTGTTTTAATATTAAGTGGTGAACCTTTAAATGAACCAATTGCGCCGCATGGACCTTTTGTAATGAATACCAGAGAAGAAATCGTTCAGGCTTTTGACGATTACAACAATGGAAAGTTTGGATACCTAGAAGATTAA
- a CDS encoding sodium:solute symporter yields MNPIVLLLIIIAYFGLLLWVAYRTGKGSNNESFFIGNRKSNWMLVAFGMIGTSLSGVTFVSVPGAVGADKFHYLQITIGYLIGYIVIAYVLLPLYYRLKLTSIYGYLQQRMGQLSYKSGAWIFIVSRLVGATARLYLVVNILQMTILDSLGVPFIVTTLVILIMIILYTYEGGVKTIVWTDTLQTTCMLLGLIICSVYMMNHLGLNFTESISQMNKLGYTEVFNTDSNSKAFFFKQILAGAFITITMTGIDQEMMQKSLSVTRLKDSQKNMVVLGVILVGVISLFLFMGGLLHLYGNTEHVATSGDQLFPDIALNHMPPFISIIFIVALISALFPSADGAMTALTSSLCIDVFGLREKPISQKEQEKFRKRVHLIVAFAFLVMVIIFKLINDNSMIGLILKMAGFTYGPLLGLFAFGIFTKFQVKDKWVPYVCIAAPIISFLIDKYQENFFGEFKIGLELLIINGLITFFGLWLIRKK; encoded by the coding sequence ATGAATCCGATTGTGTTGCTGTTGATTATCATTGCGTATTTTGGACTTTTACTTTGGGTCGCTTATCGAACCGGAAAAGGCAGTAACAACGAAAGTTTTTTTATCGGAAACCGAAAAAGCAACTGGATGCTCGTTGCGTTTGGAATGATTGGAACTTCGCTTTCGGGCGTGACTTTCGTGTCGGTTCCAGGTGCAGTTGGTGCTGATAAATTTCATTATCTACAGATTACGATTGGATATTTAATTGGATACATTGTCATCGCTTACGTTCTTCTACCACTCTATTATCGACTGAAACTGACCTCGATTTACGGATATCTGCAACAGAGAATGGGGCAACTTTCTTATAAATCTGGTGCGTGGATTTTCATCGTTTCCCGTTTGGTTGGTGCAACGGCAAGATTGTATTTGGTGGTGAATATTTTGCAGATGACGATTCTTGATAGTTTAGGCGTTCCTTTTATCGTGACAACGCTGGTTATCTTAATCATGATTATTCTCTACACTTACGAAGGTGGCGTGAAAACGATTGTGTGGACAGATACTTTGCAGACGACGTGTATGCTTTTGGGACTGATTATTTGTTCGGTTTATATGATGAATCATTTGGGTTTAAACTTCACAGAAAGTATTTCTCAAATGAATAAACTGGGTTATACTGAGGTTTTCAATACGGATTCGAACAGTAAAGCTTTCTTTTTTAAACAGATTTTAGCCGGAGCTTTTATCACGATTACGATGACTGGAATTGATCAGGAAATGATGCAGAAATCTTTGTCGGTAACCAGACTGAAAGATTCGCAGAAAAACATGGTCGTTCTTGGAGTGATTTTAGTCGGTGTGATTTCACTGTTTCTATTTATGGGCGGACTTTTACATCTTTATGGAAATACGGAACATGTTGCCACTTCAGGAGATCAATTGTTCCCGGATATTGCTTTGAATCACATGCCGCCGTTTATTTCGATCATCTTTATTGTGGCTTTGATTTCAGCGCTTTTTCCGAGTGCAGATGGTGCGATGACAGCCTTAACTTCTTCTTTATGTATTGATGTTTTCGGCTTGAGAGAAAAACCGATTTCACAAAAAGAGCAGGAAAAATTTAGAAAAAGAGTTCACTTAATTGTAGCGTTTGCCTTTTTGGTGATGGTGATTATTTTCAAATTAATCAATGATAATTCGATGATTGGTTTGATTCTGAAAATGGCTGGATTTACTTATGGACCATTGCTCGGATTATTTGCTTTCGGAATTTTCACCAAGTTCCAGGTGAAAGACAAATGGGTTCCTTACGTTTGTATCGCCGCTCCAATTATTTCGTTTTTAATCGATAAATACCAGGAGAACTTTTTCGGTGAGTTTAAAATCGGTTTGGAGTTGTTGATTATTAATGGCTTGATTACGTTCTTTGGATTGTGGTTGATTCGGAAGAAATAA
- a CDS encoding NAD(P)-dependent oxidoreductase has translation MKISLIGATGYVGNAILKELLERNYQVTAIARNTDKLNIENKNLQKKNIDIFNQNVLAEGIKDSDAVISAYNPGWTNPNIHDEYLKGAAAIQNAVESSGVKKLIVIGGAGTLKIDGNYGVDNPDFPKQFYPGASAVKKYFVENLSKNKMLDWEFFSPAIEMSSASDAQVKTGKYRLGKDSPVFDKEGRSRLSVEDLAVAIVDELENKKFNQQIFTAAY, from the coding sequence ATGAAAATCTCACTCATCGGCGCTACAGGTTATGTAGGAAATGCCATTCTAAAAGAACTTTTGGAAAGAAATTATCAGGTAACCGCCATCGCGAGAAATACCGATAAACTAAATATTGAAAACAAAAATCTTCAAAAAAAGAATATCGACATCTTCAATCAAAATGTTTTAGCTGAAGGAATAAAAGACAGTGATGCCGTCATCAGCGCTTATAATCCAGGATGGACCAATCCGAATATCCATGACGAATATTTAAAAGGAGCAGCGGCTATTCAAAATGCGGTAGAAAGTTCCGGTGTAAAAAAACTCATTGTTATCGGTGGCGCCGGAACTTTGAAAATCGACGGGAATTATGGAGTTGACAATCCTGATTTTCCGAAACAATTTTATCCGGGAGCAAGTGCTGTGAAAAAATATTTTGTAGAAAATTTAAGTAAAAACAAAATGCTCGATTGGGAATTTTTCAGTCCGGCAATTGAAATGAGCAGTGCGAGTGACGCTCAAGTGAAGACAGGAAAATACCGACTTGGAAAAGATTCACCGGTTTTTGACAAAGAGGGTCGCTCAAGACTTTCTGTTGAAGATTTAGCAGTCGCAATCGTTGACGAACTTGAAAACAAAAAGTTCAACCAACAGATTTTCACTGCAGCGTATTAA
- a CDS encoding GMC family oxidoreductase N-terminal domain-containing protein: MNRKEFIQTSSLGIAAFFFLGSGNLFGKAQNPLETPTLKPTEMIDKEVVIIGSGYGGSVAALRLCEKNIPVTLLEMGLDWEKSGEKFSPMINPGHSAAWLKTKTIAPFMNLFRLEKFTGALDRLDFEHIKIWVGRGVGGGSLVNGGMAVTPKKEYFKEMFPNLDTEKFYSHYFPLANKELKTNVASEEFLDGCDFYKFKRVGEEEAKNAGFKTVRVPNVYDFKYMEKEYKEEVPRSALAGEVIYGNNHGKNSLDKTYLKKATATGKLEILELHKVNHISQNPDKSYSIDISVINTKGEEIQHKIINAKKLILSAGTMGSLELLLKSKAVAQFSIDENIGKEWGNNGNFMTGRNWVKAFSGGTGFKQSTIPVGGIDHWEDKEHPFFVEIAPLPMGMNVATSLYLMVNKLKKFGEVNYNLKEQKLDLNWDKSHTVHMKDNAKYFLKTMNKANGGTRSHLLFHNGFGADVCYHPLGGIVLGKATDQFGRLNGHKNLYVIDGSLIPGTIGVNPFVTITAIAEYCMEEIIRKDFV, encoded by the coding sequence ATGAATCGCAAAGAATTTATTCAAACCAGTAGTTTAGGAATCGCTGCCTTTTTCTTTTTAGGATCAGGCAATTTGTTTGGAAAAGCGCAAAATCCATTAGAAACCCCAACTTTGAAACCCACAGAAATGATTGACAAAGAAGTTGTCATTATTGGTTCTGGCTATGGCGGTTCGGTGGCAGCGTTAAGACTTTGCGAAAAAAACATTCCGGTTACGCTTTTGGAAATGGGCTTAGACTGGGAAAAATCAGGTGAGAAATTTTCGCCCATGATTAATCCGGGACATTCTGCAGCGTGGTTGAAAACAAAAACTATTGCGCCATTTATGAATCTATTTAGACTCGAAAAATTCACCGGCGCTTTGGATCGACTGGATTTCGAACATATCAAAATCTGGGTTGGCCGTGGCGTAGGTGGCGGTTCATTAGTCAATGGCGGAATGGCCGTTACTCCAAAGAAAGAATATTTTAAAGAAATGTTTCCAAATTTAGATACTGAGAAATTCTATTCTCATTATTTTCCTTTAGCCAACAAAGAACTGAAAACGAATGTTGCCTCCGAAGAATTCTTGGACGGCTGTGATTTTTATAAATTTAAAAGAGTTGGTGAAGAAGAAGCTAAAAATGCTGGTTTCAAAACCGTTCGTGTTCCGAATGTGTATGACTTTAAATACATGGAAAAGGAATACAAGGAAGAAGTTCCGCGTTCTGCTTTGGCCGGTGAGGTTATTTATGGAAATAATCATGGTAAAAATTCCCTCGATAAAACCTATTTGAAAAAAGCCACTGCAACAGGGAAATTAGAAATCCTGGAATTACATAAGGTAAATCATATAAGTCAAAATCCGGATAAAAGTTATTCTATTGATATTTCGGTCATCAATACAAAAGGGGAAGAAATTCAACATAAAATAATCAACGCTAAAAAATTAATTCTTTCCGCCGGAACAATGGGTTCTTTAGAATTATTATTAAAATCAAAAGCCGTTGCCCAGTTTTCTATCGATGAAAATATTGGTAAAGAATGGGGAAACAATGGGAATTTTATGACGGGAAGAAATTGGGTAAAAGCATTTTCAGGGGGAACAGGATTTAAACAATCTACCATTCCCGTGGGCGGAATCGATCATTGGGAAGATAAGGAACATCCGTTTTTTGTGGAGATTGCGCCTTTGCCAATGGGCATGAATGTGGCGACTTCGCTTTATTTAATGGTGAATAAACTGAAGAAATTTGGTGAAGTTAATTACAATCTGAAAGAACAGAAACTGGATTTAAACTGGGACAAATCACACACTGTTCACATGAAAGATAATGCGAAATATTTCCTCAAAACAATGAATAAAGCCAATGGCGGAACACGTTCTCATTTGCTATTTCATAATGGTTTCGGGGCTGATGTTTGTTATCATCCTTTGGGCGGAATTGTTTTAGGAAAAGCTACTGACCAGTTTGGAAGATTGAACGGGCACAAAAATTTATATGTGATTGACGGTTCTCTAATCCCGGGCACAATTGGCGTAAATCCTTTTGTGACGATTACAGCGATTGCAGAATATTGTATGGAGGAAATTATTAGAAAGGATTTTGTATAG
- a CDS encoding MFS transporter encodes MLKEKNKFIATVLAFAVIPMSGLATDIYLPSMPNMAIELQQPETKIQLTLTLFLISYGITQFFAGSVVDSYGRYRVTLVSLGLFMLSFLVTALTKDIMVIYAMRILQGVLAGFAIVSKRAFFVDVFEGEQRKHYLSVMTIVWSVGPIIAPFLGGYLQKLFGWQSNFYLLAGYSFLLLIFEILFSGETLKVKKPFLINFVLKEYDMMFRSKDFFYGMLMCGVSYAMVIFFNLCGAFIIEHKMGYSEVVVGYVSLILGLAWMSGGFIGKFLIDKDFLPKNRFANYTQLSVILLMISCSFFLNNIYTLVAFAFVIHVTAGFIFNNYFAYCLGRFPNSAGVAGGLTGGVSYIITSAVSYSIVAILRPTVQLDVAEGYLIMGILGLLILSMTKFRKAYL; translated from the coding sequence ATGCTCAAAGAAAAAAATAAATTTATTGCCACGGTACTCGCATTTGCAGTAATTCCAATGTCGGGATTAGCGACCGATATTTATCTTCCTTCCATGCCAAATATGGCGATCGAACTTCAACAACCGGAAACGAAAATTCAACTTACGCTGACTTTATTTTTGATCAGTTATGGCATCACTCAATTTTTTGCGGGAAGTGTGGTAGATTCTTACGGAAGATATCGCGTTACTCTGGTTTCTTTGGGACTATTTATGTTGAGTTTTTTAGTGACTGCGCTAACCAAAGATATTATGGTAATCTATGCCATGCGTATTTTACAGGGAGTATTAGCAGGTTTTGCTATCGTCTCCAAACGGGCGTTTTTTGTTGATGTGTTCGAAGGTGAACAACGAAAGCATTATTTGAGCGTCATGACGATTGTCTGGTCTGTTGGTCCAATTATCGCCCCTTTTCTTGGTGGTTATTTGCAGAAACTTTTCGGATGGCAGTCGAATTTTTATCTTTTAGCGGGTTACAGTTTTCTGTTATTGATCTTTGAAATCCTGTTTTCTGGAGAAACATTAAAAGTAAAAAAGCCATTTCTTATTAATTTTGTTTTAAAGGAATATGACATGATGTTCCGAAGTAAAGATTTTTTCTACGGAATGTTGATGTGCGGCGTAAGTTATGCGATGGTCATTTTCTTTAATCTTTGCGGCGCATTTATTATCGAACACAAAATGGGTTATTCAGAAGTTGTCGTCGGTTATGTTTCTTTAATTCTTGGTTTAGCGTGGATGTCGGGAGGATTTATCGGAAAATTTTTAATAGACAAAGATTTTCTTCCTAAAAATAGATTTGCGAATTATACCCAGTTATCTGTAATTCTGTTAATGATTTCTTGCTCTTTTTTTCTGAATAACATTTACACTTTAGTCGCTTTTGCTTTCGTGATACACGTGACTGCAGGTTTTATTTTTAACAACTATTTCGCCTATTGCCTCGGAAGATTTCCAAATTCCGCAGGAGTTGCCGGTGGTCTAACTGGCGGAGTTTCCTATATCATCACTTCTGCAGTAAGTTACAGCATTGTTGCAATCCTTCGACCAACCGTTCAGTTAGACGTTGCAGAAGGATATTTGATTATGGGAATTCTGGGATTACTTATTTTAAGTATGACAAAATTTAGAAAGGCATATCTTTAA